The nucleotide window AGGTTCGCGGTTGTGATGAACATCACTTCCGTCAGGTCGAACGGCACGCCGAGATAATGGTCCGTAAAGGAGCTGTTCTGTTCCGGGTCCAGCACTTCCAACAGGGCGGCCGAGGGATCTCCGCGGAAGTCCATGCCGACCTTGTCGATCTCGTCGAGCATGAAGACCGGATTGCTTGTTCCGGCCTGTTTCATGCCCTGGATCATGCGGCCCGGCAGCGCGCCGACGTAGGTGCGGCGGTGGCCGCGGATCTCCGCCTCGTCCCGCACTCCGCCCAGGCTGATCCGGACGAACTCGCGTCCCAGCGCTCGGGCGATGGACTTGCCGAGCGAGGTCTTGCCCACGCCGGGAGGACCGACGAAGCAGAGAATCGGGCCTTTCATCTTCTCTTTCAACTTGCGGACGGCCAGATACTCGAGGATCCGTTCCTTCACCTTTTCCAGATCGTAATGGTCGTCGTTCAAGACCTTGGCCGCGGCCTTCAGATCGAGGTTGTCCTTCGACTTTTTCGACCAGGGCAGCTCGACCATCCATTCGAGATAGGTGCGGACGGTCGCGGATTCCGCGGTGTCGGGGTGCATTTTCTCCAGCCGCTTGAGTTGCTTCTCGGTCTCTTTGAGGACCTTCTCCGGCATCTTGGCTTCTTTGACGCGCTTGCGGAACTCGGCGATCTCCTCCGTCCGCTCGTCCAGCTCGCCCAGCTCCTTCTGGATCGCCTTGAGCTGCTCCCGCAGGAAATACTCGCGCTGCGTCTTGTCCATTTCGCCTTTGGCCTGGGCTTGGATCTTCTGCTGCATGGACAGCACGTCGATTTCCTTCGAGAGGATCTCGCTCACATTGCGCAGCCGCTTCACGGGATCGGTGATCTCGAGTACCGCCTGCGTCACTTCGACCTTGAGGCCGAGGTTGGAAGCGACCATGTCGGCGAGTCGGGCCGGATCCTCCAGGTTCTCGATGACGACCATCACGTCGGGGATCAGCACTTTGCCCAGGCTCACGATCCGCTCGATCTGCTCCTTGACGGTGCGCATGACCGCCTCGGTTTCCAACGTCGAGCCGGCGACCTTCGCTTCGGACAGTTTTTCGATCCGCACGGAATAGTAGGGATCGGTCTGGATGTAGCCGGAGATCTTGGCCTTGGAGATGCCCTGCACGAGAATTTTGATGCGCTCGTCCGGCAGCTTGAGCATCCGCATGATGATGCCGACCGTGCCGATCGCGTGGATGTCGTCCGGCGTGGGGTTTTCTACGTCGAGCGCCTTCTGGGTCGCGAGGAAGATCATGCGATTTCCGGCCAGGGCCGCTTCAATCGCCTTGATCGACATGTCCCGCCCGACGAAGAGGGGAAGGACCATGTACGGGAAGACGACGATGTCGCGCACAGGAAGCAGCGGCAGCTGGTCGGGGATCTCGACGTTTTGCGGCGGAGTCAGTTCCTGCTCGATTGAATCGCTCATGGATGTGGTCTCTATGGTGCCGTGCGTTCTCGACTATGGTAGCTCAGGTCTGGTGGAGCAATCGGCGGCGCGGTCAGCCCTTGCGGGCGCGGGGTCGGCGCTGTCCCTTCCGGGGCGTCATCCGCGCGTGAAGGTAGTCGGCGAATTCCGAGCCGAGTGCGGGGTTCTTCAACGCGAACTCCACCGTCGCGATGAGGAAGCCCAGCTTGTCGCCGGCGTCGTACCGCTGCCCTTGGATCTCCAAGGCGTACATCGGCTGGGCGCGCGCCAGCTCCTTCAGGGCGTCCGTGAGCTGGATCTCGCCGTTCTTGCCGGGTCTGGTCTTTCGCAGGATCGGAAACACCTCCGGAGGCAGCACGTACCGGCCGATGACGGCGAGGTTCGACGGCGCGTCCGCGGGCGACGGCTTCTCGACCACGTCGAGCACCCGGTGCAGTCCGGTGGCGAGCTTTCCCGGAGAGACGATGCCGTAGCGGTTCACTTCCTGGTGGGGGACCTCCTGGACTCCGAGCACCGCGCCGTTCCGGCGCTTGTAGGTGTGGATGAGCTGGGCCAGCCCGGGCACTTGGGCGTCGATGATCTCGTCGCCGAGGATGACGGCGAACGGCTCGTCGCCGATCAGCCGTTGCGCGCAGAGCACCGCATGCCCCAAGCCGAGCGCTTCGGATTGCCGGACGTAGCAGAAGTTGGCCAGATTGGAGATGTGCCGCATCTGGCTGAGCAGCTGGGCTTTGCCGTTGCCCTTGAGATTTTCTTCCAATTCAACCGAACGGTCGAAGTGGTCTTCGATGGCCCGCTTGCCCCGGCCCGTCACCACGATGATGTCTTCGATGCCGGAGGCGACGGCTTCTTCCACCGCGTACTGGATCAGCGGCTTGTCGACCAGCGGTAACATTTCCTTGGGCGAGGCCTTGGTGGCGGGGAGGAATCTGGTGCCCATTCCCGCGGCGGGAATGATGGCCTTGCGGACGTTCGAACGCGACATGAGTTGATAGTATGTGATGGGGTAGGTGAAGTCAAGAAATGCGTCATCGGCGCGGGCCGCGCGCCGCGACGAGCCGACCGGCCCAAACCGCTTTACATTGAAATACTTGCTTCATATAATCCATCAGTTTTGCGCGGAACGTTCGTGAGGGTGCGTCGGCGCCGAACACATCGGCTTCTCAGCTCAGTTACCTTCATGGCCGCCGTCAGCAATGGTTTTGGATCGACGTTGCCTGCGACGGAAGCCCCGACACAGGTTGCCGTTACACGTTCGAGCCCGGTGGAGTGTGCGCTGATCGCGTCGGTCGTCTATGCATGGAGCATCACATCAGTGAGGGAGGGGCTCGCAGCCGATTCAACCTGGCTCCTGCTGGTCGCTCTGCTGTGCGGCGTCGCGCTGGCGGTCGAAGTTCTAGCCCAGTCGAACGGGATCAAAGTCACCTCGATCGACGTTCGCGGGAACAAGAAGATCGAGCTGCAAGCCATAGCCGGTCGGCTCACGCTGAAGGTGGGCGACCCCTACACGCCGGAGAACGTCCGCGGGCAGATCAAGATCCTGTACGATACCGGCTACTTCGAGGACGTTCAGGTCGAGACGGAATCCGTGGCGGAGGGCATCGGACTCACGTTCCTGGTGCGCGAGAAACCGTTCATCACGGAGATCGTCTTCGACGGGAACGAGGAGCTGAGCGACGACAAGCTGAAGGAAAAGATCACCATCAAGAACCAGGCGTTCCTCGACCAGCAACAGGCCAAGGAGAGCGCCGAGAAGGTTCGCTTGGCGTACCAGGAAGACGGGTTCTTCGATTGCCAAGTCATCCCTGTCGTGCAGACCCTCGACGAAGATCGCAAGCGGCTGACGTTCTTCGTCAAGGAGGGCGAGAAGGCCAAAGTGAAGACGGTGAACTTCGAGGGGCTGCGCGCGGCGACCAAGGACGAGATGTTCAAAGTGATGGCGACCCGGGAATGGGTGCCCTGGTACGGTCTGGTCACCCAGCTCAAGCTGCCGTCCTTTGTCTCCGATGCCGGGGTGCTGAAGCGCGAGGAAATGAACAACGACGTCGAGCGCATCAAGGAGATCCTGCTCAACCGCGGCTATCTCAACGCCCAGGTCGGCCTGCCGGCGGTCGAGCTGAGCGAGGACAAGAAATGGTTCAACGTGACCTATCCCATCGTCGAAGGGGAACCGTTCACGGTGGCTGAGGTTGCGTTCCGCGGCAACACGGTGTTCGAGGAGCCGGAGCTGCGCGAGAAACTGAAAATCAAAGAGGGGGAAATTTTCCAGCGCCAGAAGATCCGGGACGAGGTCACCCGGCTGACCGACTTGTACGGCAGCAAGGGCTACGCCTTCGCCGACGTCGTGCCCAACGTCACGCCAAGACCGGAAGAACGGACCGCCGTCATCACCCTGAACATCAGGGAAGGCGAGATGATGCGGATCCGGCAAATCAACATCAACGGCAACGAGAAGACCAAGGACAACGTCATCCGGCGCGAGCTGCGCGTGGACGAGCAGGACGTCATCGACACACCGTCTCTCAAGCGCAGTTTCCAGCGGCTGAATAACCTCAATTTCTTCGAGACCGTCGAAATCCTGCCCCAGCAGGTGGACGCGGATAAGGTGGACCTCAACGTGCGGGTCAAGGAGAAGGCGACGGGGCAGTTCAGCGTCGGCGGCGGGTTCAGCACCCTGGACCGGCTGGTGGCCATCGCCGACATCACCGAAGGCAACATCGGCGGCAACGGCTGGATGGGCCGAATCCGCGGCCAGCTCGGCCAGCAGCGCACCCTCGGCCTGATCACCTTCCGGAATCCGTACCTGAACGATTCACTTACGTCCATGCAGCTGGACGTCTTCCGGAGCATGACGAACTACATCACCTATTTCGAGCGAAAGGCCGGTGCGAGCATCACGTTCGGCCGGTGGCTCTCGGAGTACGTGACGGGGAGCTTCAGTCTCGTGGCGGAGCAGCTCAATTTCAGCGATCCGATCGCCGGCGCCCCGGAAGTGGTGCTGCAGCAGTTGGGGACCCAGACGACGACGGGGTTCCGCACCTCGCTCGCGCGGGATACCAGAGACTACTATCTCGATCCGCGAACCGGATGGCGCACGAGCGTCGGCTTCGACCTGGGTACGCCGTACCTGGGCGGCACCAACAATTTCATCAAGTACTTCGTGGATGTGATTAAATACACCCCGTTGCCGATGGACACGCGATTCTCCTTCCGTGCGCGGTACGGCGCCGCCGAGGGGCTCCACGGCAAGCCTGTTCCGCTGACGGAGCTCTTCTTCGTCGGAGGCATCAACACGATGCGCGGTTTTGTGTTCGGCCGGGCGGGACCCGTGACCGAAAGCGGATCGCTCTTGGGCGCCGCACGCGAGCTGATTTTTAACAACGACTTCATTTTCACGATCTCGTCGGAGGCCAAGCTGAACGGCGTCATCTTTTTCGACTATGGAAAAGGGTTTGCCGCCGGCGAACAGGTGTCGTTCGATCTCCGGCCTGCCGCAGGCCTCGAAGGGCGGTGGATCTCGCCGTTCGGCCCGCTACGCGCGGCCTACGGCATCAATCTCGATCCCAGGCCGGGCGAGCGCAAGGGAGTGTTTGAGTTCACCATCGGCTCTCTATTCTAGTCTAGGCAAAAGGAACACGCGACATGTCTACTATCCTCCCGCACAGATTGTGCCGAGTACAGGCGGCGTTGCTGCTCTGCCTGGCCGTCTCCATCGGCTCGATTGCCGGATGCGCCAGCACGAAGATCGAAGGACGAATCGGCCTCGTCGATCCGACCAAGCTGCTCAACGAATCGAACGCCGGCAAGAAGGCCAAGGACACGCTGACCACCTTCTCCAAGAGCCGCCAGGCGCTGATCGA belongs to Nitrospira sp. and includes:
- the lon gene encoding endopeptidase La gives rise to the protein MSDSIEQELTPPQNVEIPDQLPLLPVRDIVVFPYMVLPLFVGRDMSIKAIEAALAGNRMIFLATQKALDVENPTPDDIHAIGTVGIIMRMLKLPDERIKILVQGISKAKISGYIQTDPYYSVRIEKLSEAKVAGSTLETEAVMRTVKEQIERIVSLGKVLIPDVMVVIENLEDPARLADMVASNLGLKVEVTQAVLEITDPVKRLRNVSEILSKEIDVLSMQQKIQAQAKGEMDKTQREYFLREQLKAIQKELGELDERTEEIAEFRKRVKEAKMPEKVLKETEKQLKRLEKMHPDTAESATVRTYLEWMVELPWSKKSKDNLDLKAAAKVLNDDHYDLEKVKERILEYLAVRKLKEKMKGPILCFVGPPGVGKTSLGKSIARALGREFVRISLGGVRDEAEIRGHRRTYVGALPGRMIQGMKQAGTSNPVFMLDEIDKVGMDFRGDPSAALLEVLDPEQNSSFTDHYLGVPFDLTEVMFITTANLIDPILPALRDRMEIIEIPGYTEEEKLGIAQKYLIPRQLSEHGITEKHIKISEPAIRQIIMHYTREAGVRNLEREIANVMRKVAKKVAEGKGLGFPVNPGNLHKYLGVPKFVPEAELEKDEIGVATGLAWTESGGDVLYIEATIMKGKGALTLTGHLGDVMKESAQAALSYVRSREKNLGINPDMFSKQDLHIHVPAGAIPKDGPSAGITMATAIASAMAQIPARRDLAMTGEITLRGRVLPIGGLKEKILAAKRAKLMTVILPKRNRKDLDEIPKHILKGIQLVFADTMDEVMKVALRKPVKTFRTSKTPQSPREQPRKPQAAAMTHKRTGRSVGVHSGVSAGSRPPR
- the galU gene encoding UTP--glucose-1-phosphate uridylyltransferase GalU; translation: MSRSNVRKAIIPAAGMGTRFLPATKASPKEMLPLVDKPLIQYAVEEAVASGIEDIIVVTGRGKRAIEDHFDRSVELEENLKGNGKAQLLSQMRHISNLANFCYVRQSEALGLGHAVLCAQRLIGDEPFAVILGDEIIDAQVPGLAQLIHTYKRRNGAVLGVQEVPHQEVNRYGIVSPGKLATGLHRVLDVVEKPSPADAPSNLAVIGRYVLPPEVFPILRKTRPGKNGEIQLTDALKELARAQPMYALEIQGQRYDAGDKLGFLIATVEFALKNPALGSEFADYLHARMTPRKGQRRPRARKG
- the bamA gene encoding outer membrane protein assembly factor BamA, translating into MAAVSNGFGSTLPATEAPTQVAVTRSSPVECALIASVVYAWSITSVREGLAADSTWLLLVALLCGVALAVEVLAQSNGIKVTSIDVRGNKKIELQAIAGRLTLKVGDPYTPENVRGQIKILYDTGYFEDVQVETESVAEGIGLTFLVREKPFITEIVFDGNEELSDDKLKEKITIKNQAFLDQQQAKESAEKVRLAYQEDGFFDCQVIPVVQTLDEDRKRLTFFVKEGEKAKVKTVNFEGLRAATKDEMFKVMATREWVPWYGLVTQLKLPSFVSDAGVLKREEMNNDVERIKEILLNRGYLNAQVGLPAVELSEDKKWFNVTYPIVEGEPFTVAEVAFRGNTVFEEPELREKLKIKEGEIFQRQKIRDEVTRLTDLYGSKGYAFADVVPNVTPRPEERTAVITLNIREGEMMRIRQININGNEKTKDNVIRRELRVDEQDVIDTPSLKRSFQRLNNLNFFETVEILPQQVDADKVDLNVRVKEKATGQFSVGGGFSTLDRLVAIADITEGNIGGNGWMGRIRGQLGQQRTLGLITFRNPYLNDSLTSMQLDVFRSMTNYITYFERKAGASITFGRWLSEYVTGSFSLVAEQLNFSDPIAGAPEVVLQQLGTQTTTGFRTSLARDTRDYYLDPRTGWRTSVGFDLGTPYLGGTNNFIKYFVDVIKYTPLPMDTRFSFRARYGAAEGLHGKPVPLTELFFVGGINTMRGFVFGRAGPVTESGSLLGAARELIFNNDFIFTISSEAKLNGVIFFDYGKGFAAGEQVSFDLRPAAGLEGRWISPFGPLRAAYGINLDPRPGERKGVFEFTIGSLF